Proteins from a single region of Plasmodium gaboni strain SY75 chromosome 2, whole genome shotgun sequence:
- a CDS encoding serine repeat antigen 6, producing the protein QSSHPGPGPNEQPSSPSPTERPSGETPSSPQTLNKAAVPEIPIQITSALLKNYNGVKVTGPCGAYFRVYLVPHILIYALTKYSVIQLESLFNDNPRIDVEHTGALQNKCSEGKHFKLVVYITHNTLTLKWKTHNPKEETKSDVVDIRKYRIPTLERPFTSIQVYTANPKAGLIETKNYNIRTDIPDTCDTIATDCFLNGNVNIEKCFQCTLLVQKKDISHECFKYVSKEMKKKMNEIKVKAEDDSNSDEYKLIESIDNILSKIYKKSNEPFENSKELISLEDLDYQFKNELLEYCNLLKKVDTSGTLESYELSNEEDIYNNLTRLLRSHSDENVVTLQGKLRNTAICIKNVDEWILNKRGLTLPSESDDYFNNYNDNDKKEDQDSVNNNMNEDFKDDNSNKNDDDTNYVYDFDDDDYDNNNYETDMYEDSIKADKDGVIDLEKIGNKIKLRSPYFKNSKYCNYEYCNRWRDKTSCISQIEVEEQGNCGLCWVFASKLHVETIRCMRGYGHYRSSALYVANCSKRKPIDRCEEGSNPLEFLRILDEKKFLPLESNYPYSYTNAGNSCPKIQNSWTNLWGDTKLLFNKRIHRYIGNKGFISHETSYFKDNMDLFIDMVKREVQNKGSVIVYIKTQDVIGYDFNGKGVHSMCGDRTPDHAANIIGYGNYINKKGEKRSYWLIRNSWSYYWGDEGNFRVDMLGPKNCLYNFIHTVVFFKLDLGAINVPKKTFWRRNVYFLRHNPDFMYTLYYNNYEPETSQNYISDDNYENTFVHGQSDETEETDIKRQGVQNSVEKKIQILHILKHINNSQVKRGLVKYDNLNETKDEHSCSRVNSEDPDKYEECKKFCLTKWNECKDHYSPGYCLTDLYKEKHCNFCYV; encoded by the exons ATAACTTCTGcacttttaaaaaattataatggGGTTAAGGTTACGGGACCATGTGGAGCATATTTCAGAGTGTATCTTGTCCCTCACATCTTAATTTATGCCTTAACAAAATACAGTGTAATACAACTTGAGTCCTTATTCAATGATAACCCAAGAATTGATGTTGAGCACACAGGGGCACttcaaaataaatgttCTGAAGGAAAGCATTTCAAATTAGTTGTTTATATAACACATAATACGTTAACTCTCAAATGGAAAACACATAATCCTAAAGAAGAAACGAAGA GTGACGTTGTGGATATAAGAAAATACAGAATCCCAACATTAGAACGTCCATTTACTTCCATACAAGTTTATACGGCAAATCCTAAGGCAGGGTTGATTGAAACGaagaattataatataagGACTGATATTCCTG ATACTTGTGATACCATTGCCACTGACTGCTTTTTGAATGGTAACGTTAATATTGAGAAATGCTTTCAATGTACCTTGTTAgttcaaaaaaaagatatatcCCATGAATGCTTTAAGTACGTGTCAAAAgaaatgaagaaaaagatgAACGAAATAAAAGTCAAGGCAGAAGATGATTCCAATTCtgatgaatataaattaatagaatctattgataatatattgagtaaaatatataaaaaatcaAATGAACCTTTTGAAAATAGTAAAGAATTAATTAGTTTAGAAGATTTAGATTATcaatttaaaaatgaattattagAATATTGTAATTTATTGAAAAAAGTTGATACTAGTGGAACATTGGAGAGTTACGAATTAAGCAATGAagaagatatatataataatttgaCTAGGTTATTGAGGTCTCATTCTGACGAGAATGTTGTAACTTTACAAGGAAAGCTTAGAAATACAGCTATATGTATAAAGAATGTTGATGAATGgatattaaataaaagagGTCTAACATTACCTAGTGAATCAGATGATTActttaataattataatgacAATGATAAAAAGGAAGATCAAGATAgtgtaaataataatatgaacgAGGATTTTAAAGATGATAAcagtaataaaaatgatgatgatactaattatgtttatgattttgatgatgatgattATGATAACAATAATTATGAGACAGATATGTATGAAGATTCTATAAAAGCAGATAAGGATGGTGTTATTGATTTAGAAAAAATTGgtaacaaaataaaattgaGATCACcttattttaaaaatagTAAATATTGTAATTATGAATATTGTAATAGATGGAGAGATAAAACTAGTTGTATATCTCAAATAGAAGTAGAAGAACAAGGTAATTGTGGTTTATGTTGGGTATTTGCATCTAAATTACATGTAGAAACCATTAGATGTATGAGAGGTTATGGTCATTATAGAAGTTCTGCATTATATGTAGCAAATTGTTCTAAGAGAAAACCTATAGATAGATGTGAAGAAGGATCGAATCCATTAGAATTTTTAAGAATATTAGATGAAAAGAAATTTTTACCTTTAGAATCTAATTATCCATATTCATATACAAATGCAGGTAATTCATGTCCTAAGATACAGAATAGTTGGACAAATTTATGGGGTGatacaaaattattatttaataaaagaattcATCGTTATATAGGAAATAAAGGATTTATATCACATGAAAcatcatattttaaagaTAATATGGATTTATTTATAGATATGGTGAAGAGAGAAGTTCAAAATAAAGGTTCAGtaattgtatatataaaaacacAAGACGTTATAGGTTATGATTTTAATGGTAAGGGTGTACATAGTATGTGTGGTGATAGAACACCTGACCATGCAGCTAATATAATAGGTTATGgtaattatattaataagaAAGGAGAAAAAAGATCATATTGGTTAATAAGAAATAGTTGGAGTTATTATTGGGGAGATGAAGGAAATTTCAGAGTAGATATGTTAGGACCTAAGAATTGTTTGtataattttatacatactgttgtattttttaaattagATCTAGGTGCAATAAATGTACCTAAAAAGACATTTTGGAGAAGAAATGTCTATTTCTTAAGACATAATCCTGATTTCATGtatacattatattataataattatgaacCAGAAACATcacaaaattatataagtgacgataattatgaaaatacTTTTGTACATGGACAAAGTGATGAAACAGAAGAAACTGATATAAAAAGACAAGGTGTTCAAAATTCTGTGGAGAAAAAAATCCAAATACTCcatatattaaaacatataaataactCACAAGTAAAAAGAGGATTAgtaaaatatgataatttaaatgaaaCAAAAGATGAACATTCATGTTCAAGAGTTAATTCAGAGGATCCAGataaatatgaagaatGTAAAAAATTCTGTTTAACCAAGTGGAATGAATGTAAAGATCATTATTCACCAGGTTATTGCTTGACAGATTTATACAAGGAAAAACATTGTAATTTCTGTTACGTATAA